Sequence from the Synechococcales cyanobacterium T60_A2020_003 genome:
CACGCTACCGAGTTTTTGCCCTACATTGCAAAGAAAATCGTTTTAGCCTATCGATTTTGTCCTGACTGTCCCTCGGTAGCATCGTAAACCTCTTTATATAGGATGGCTGCGATCGCCTTTAGTGATGACGAATGACTAACGATCTCGAATTGATCAAACGCCTTGGTCCCAGCGCAATGGATCAGATCATGCTGTATCTGGCCTTTAGCGCAATGCGCACCGGGGGACATCGACATGGTGCCTTTTTGGATGCCGCCGCAACCGCTGCAAAATGCGCGATTTATATGACCTATCTGGAGCAGGGGCGAAACCTGCGCATGACTGGGCACTTGCACCACATTGAGCCCAAGCGGGTCAAGGTTATCGTCGAGGAGGTACGCCAAGCTTTAACTGAAGGCAAACTGCTGAAAATGCTGGGGTCGCAAGAGCCTCGCTACCTGATTCAGCTTCCCTATGTCTGGGCAGAACAATATCCCTGGGCACCGGGAAAACCTCGAATTCCGGGTACTAGCCTAACGCCTGACGAAAAACGGCAAATCGAAGAAACGCTGCCGCCCAATTTGCCGGATGCACAGCTCATCAACTCCTTTCAATTCATGGAACTGATCGAGTTTCTCCATGCGCGATCGCAGGAGAACCTTCCACCCGATCGTCGCCTGCCCTTGAGCGAAGCCTTAGCCGAACACATCAAGCGGCGCTTGCTCTACTCCAGCACTGTGATTCGCGTGGATTCGCCT
This genomic interval carries:
- the hetR gene encoding heterocyst differentiation master regulator HetR, which encodes MTNDLELIKRLGPSAMDQIMLYLAFSAMRTGGHRHGAFLDAAATAAKCAIYMTYLEQGRNLRMTGHLHHIEPKRVKVIVEEVRQALTEGKLLKMLGSQEPRYLIQLPYVWAEQYPWAPGKPRIPGTSLTPDEKRQIEETLPPNLPDAQLINSFQFMELIEFLHARSQENLPPDRRLPLSEALAEHIKRRLLYSSTVIRVDSPWGMPFYALNRSFYAPVDEEERTYIMVEDTARFFRMMRDWSERQPRVARLLEELDIPEDRIDQALEELDEVIRAWADRYHQVGGVPFVLQMAAGQKDDIDEQHV